The following are encoded in a window of Microbacterium sp. LWO13-1.2 genomic DNA:
- a CDS encoding UvrD-helicase domain-containing protein, translating to MTDAPLIVPSTAGPRSSSSESAGASDDLLAGLNPQQLEAVTYRGQALLIVAGAGSGKTSVLTRRIASLLRSREAWPSQILAITFTNKAAGEMRERVGALVGEASRGMWISTFHSACVRILRREAEQFGFTKSFTIYDSGDSRALLKRLVKEHEADAYGLTPASVQSRISKLKNELSDADSYARQANMSDPAERIFVELFADYQRQLQKANAFDFDDLIGQTVYLFRAFPEVANTYRRRFRHILVDEYQDTNHAQYSLIHELTRPVSSEAPDPYASNGMMIFEPETSPELEGASLTVVGDSDQSIYAFRGADIRNISEFERDFPGARVVLLEQNYRSTQNILSAANAVIGNNFDRKDKKLWSDKGDGDKIVGFTGYSQHDEAQFVADEVEALRRAGMPYSEMAVFYRTNSQSRALEEIFIRSAVPYKVMGGTKFYDRAEIKDALAYLVAVANPADEMSVRRILNKPKRGIGDVSETAIARFAEEHGISFRDALSLSPQLGFGPKIQAAIAQLDGVLAEATAIMLPATGEVPAPTTVADGLSLLLTKSGYLDALRRSRDPQDEARVENLDEFVAVARDFARNNPDGTIVDFLTEVALVSDADDLDDESGSVSLMTMHTAKGLEYDAVFVTGVEEDLIPHRISAGEPGGPQEERRLFYVGITRARKRLHLSLAMTRAQFGEVTVAMPSRFLQEIPVGLVDWRQSPGDVNSRGGMQSRALNARRPGGGFGSSGSGDRFGVKPLPGGDSLKPLSTAMDKFPNRVTAKMRDNGDLELAAGDRIRHSDFGEGRVDAVTGEGAKRIAHVRFDSAGQKKLLIKVAPIEKI from the coding sequence ATGACCGACGCTCCTCTCATCGTCCCCTCCACCGCCGGCCCACGCTCCTCGTCATCGGAGTCCGCTGGTGCTTCCGACGACCTCCTCGCCGGGCTCAACCCGCAGCAACTCGAGGCGGTGACATACCGCGGCCAGGCGCTGCTCATCGTGGCGGGTGCCGGCTCGGGAAAGACCAGTGTGCTGACGCGCCGCATCGCGTCGCTGCTGCGGAGTCGTGAGGCATGGCCGAGCCAGATCCTCGCGATCACCTTCACCAACAAGGCTGCCGGCGAGATGCGTGAGCGCGTCGGCGCGCTCGTCGGCGAAGCATCCCGCGGCATGTGGATCTCGACCTTCCACTCCGCCTGCGTGCGGATCCTCCGTCGTGAGGCCGAGCAGTTCGGCTTCACCAAATCGTTCACGATCTACGACTCGGGAGATTCCCGCGCGTTGCTCAAGCGACTGGTCAAAGAGCATGAGGCCGACGCGTACGGGCTGACTCCGGCATCCGTGCAGTCGCGCATCTCGAAGCTCAAGAACGAACTGTCGGATGCCGATTCCTACGCGCGTCAGGCGAACATGTCAGATCCGGCGGAGCGGATCTTCGTCGAGCTCTTCGCCGACTACCAGCGGCAGCTGCAGAAGGCGAACGCCTTCGACTTCGACGACCTCATCGGGCAGACGGTCTATCTGTTCCGTGCGTTCCCGGAGGTGGCGAACACCTACCGGCGCCGCTTCCGGCACATCCTCGTCGACGAGTACCAGGACACCAACCACGCCCAGTACTCGCTCATCCACGAGCTGACCCGGCCGGTTTCGAGCGAGGCTCCCGATCCATATGCCTCGAACGGCATGATGATCTTCGAACCCGAGACCTCGCCGGAGCTCGAGGGGGCATCCCTCACCGTGGTCGGTGATTCCGACCAATCCATCTACGCCTTCCGCGGCGCGGACATCCGCAACATCAGCGAGTTCGAACGGGACTTCCCCGGCGCACGTGTCGTGCTGCTGGAGCAGAACTACCGTTCGACGCAGAACATCCTGTCGGCCGCGAACGCCGTGATCGGCAACAACTTCGACCGCAAGGACAAGAAGCTCTGGAGCGACAAGGGCGACGGCGACAAGATCGTCGGCTTCACCGGCTACTCGCAGCACGATGAGGCCCAGTTCGTCGCCGACGAGGTCGAGGCGCTGCGCCGCGCGGGGATGCCGTACTCCGAGATGGCCGTCTTCTACCGCACGAACTCCCAGTCCCGCGCGCTCGAGGAGATCTTCATCCGCTCTGCCGTCCCCTACAAGGTCATGGGCGGCACCAAGTTCTACGACCGCGCAGAGATCAAGGACGCGCTCGCCTACCTCGTGGCGGTCGCGAATCCCGCCGACGAGATGTCGGTGCGGCGCATCCTGAACAAGCCCAAGCGCGGCATCGGTGATGTCTCCGAGACGGCCATCGCACGATTCGCCGAGGAACACGGCATCTCCTTCCGCGACGCTCTTTCCCTGTCGCCCCAGTTGGGATTCGGCCCGAAGATCCAGGCCGCCATCGCCCAGCTCGACGGGGTGCTCGCCGAGGCGACCGCGATCATGCTGCCGGCGACGGGAGAGGTGCCGGCGCCGACGACGGTCGCCGACGGCCTCAGCCTTCTCCTGACGAAGAGCGGATACCTCGACGCGCTGCGCAGGAGCCGTGACCCGCAGGACGAGGCGCGGGTCGAGAACCTCGACGAGTTCGTCGCCGTCGCCAGGGACTTCGCCCGCAACAATCCCGACGGCACGATCGTCGACTTCCTCACCGAGGTCGCCCTGGTCAGCGATGCCGACGATCTGGATGACGAATCCGGTTCGGTGTCGTTGATGACGATGCACACCGCCAAGGGGCTCGAGTACGACGCGGTGTTCGTCACCGGTGTCGAGGAGGATCTGATCCCGCACCGGATCTCGGCGGGGGAGCCGGGCGGTCCGCAGGAGGAGCGCCGGCTGTTCTACGTCGGCATCACCAGGGCGCGCAAGCGCCTGCACCTCTCGCTCGCGATGACCAGGGCGCAGTTCGGCGAGGTCACGGTCGCGATGCCGAGCCGCTTCCTGCAGGAGATCCCGGTCGGCCTCGTCGACTGGCGGCAGTCGCCGGGAGACGTGAACTCCCGCGGTGGAATGCAGTCGAGGGCGCTGAACGCCCGACGACCAGGTGGCGGGTTCGGATCCTCCGGCTCGGGCGATCGCTTCGGCGTGAAGCCTCTCCCTGGCGGCGACTCCCTCAAGCCGCTGTCCACGGCGATGGACAAGTTCCCGAACCGGGTCACGGCGAAGATGCGCGACAACGGCGATCTCGAACTCGCCGCCGGCGACCGTATCCGCCACTCCGATTTCGGCGAGGGGCGCGTGGACGCCGTGACCGGCGAAGGTGCGAAGCGCATCGCCCACGTGCGCTTCGATTCCGCCGGGCAGAAGAAACTGCTCATCAAGGTCGCGCCGATCGAGAAGATCTAG
- a CDS encoding pyridoxamine 5'-phosphate oxidase family protein, translating to MITSLSEQKCFDLLRTTTVGRFGFVRDGRVQIIPVNYFLDDRDIVVRTAPDSILSTLPASELEVAFEVDHHDDLAGTGWSVLLNGTVSAMPVGELDALPASGRVHPWAGGDRDLPLRLHVHAVSGRSVQRPRR from the coding sequence ATGATCACCAGTCTGAGCGAGCAGAAGTGCTTCGATTTGCTGCGCACGACGACCGTAGGACGATTCGGCTTCGTGCGCGATGGCCGGGTGCAGATCATCCCGGTCAACTACTTCCTCGACGACCGTGACATCGTCGTCCGCACGGCGCCGGACAGCATCCTCAGCACGCTTCCCGCGAGTGAGCTGGAGGTCGCCTTCGAGGTCGATCATCACGACGACCTCGCCGGGACCGGCTGGAGCGTGCTGCTGAACGGCACGGTGTCCGCGATGCCGGTCGGCGAGCTCGACGCCCTTCCGGCCTCCGGCCGCGTCCACCCGTGGGCGGGTGGTGACCGCGACCTTCCTCTGCGGTTGCATGTGCACGCGGTGTCCGGGCGCAGCGTGCAGCGCCCGCGTCGCTGA